A genome region from Ursus arctos isolate Adak ecotype North America unplaced genomic scaffold, UrsArc2.0 scaffold_18, whole genome shotgun sequence includes the following:
- the LOC123001873 gene encoding beta-lactoglobulin, with protein MALQRGPLLLLTLSLGLASAQKTLEEVPVQPGFNAHKVDGRWLTVQLAASRAHLVSPADPLRLGLHSIWTRDEDMEFVLFWTGEGVCKGMNVTVHPTGLQGQFQGSLQGGASMHVRFVSTDYSNLILYVRLEDASEVTSLWALLARRMLGDPTWLGKYLEYVARFQLQKAPVFNLDARCPPAEA; from the exons ATGGCCCTGCAGAGAGGGCCTCTCCTGCTGCTGACCCTCAGCCTGGGCCTGGCCAGTGCCCAGAAGACTCTAGAAGAGGTGCCAGTACAGCCAGGGTTTAATGCCCACAAG GTGGACGGACGCTGGCTGACCGTCCAGCTGGCGGCCAGCCGTGCCCACCTGGTCTCCCCAGCCGATCCCCTGAGGCTCGGCCTCCATTCCATCTGGACCCGGGACGAGGACATGGAGTTCGTCTTGTTCTGGAC aggagagggggtgtgCAAAGGAATGAACGTCACCGTCCACCCAACCGGGCTCCAAGGCCAGTTCCAAGGCTCCC TGCAGGGAGGCGCCAGCATGCACGTCCGCTTCGTCAGCACGGACTACAGCAATCTCATCCTCTACGTCCGCCTGGAGGACGCCAGCGAGGTCACCAGCCTGTGGGCCCTGCTGG CCAGAAGAATGCTCGGGGACCCCACGTGGCTGGGGAAGTACCTTGAGTACGTTGCCAGATTCCAGCTGCAGAAAGCCCCCGTCTTCAACCTCGACG cccgGTGCCCCCCAGCCGAAGCCTAG